CGCGCTCGCGCAGGGTCTGGATATTCGCCTGAGTGGCCGGATGCCGCCACATCTCGGTGTGCATCGCGGGGGCGATCGCCACCGGAGCGGTTGTCGCCAGCAGGGTCGTGCCCAGCAGGTCGTCGGCGAGCCCCGCGGTCATCTTCGCGATCGTATTCGCGGTGGCGGGGGCGACGATCACCAGCTCTGCCGCCTGTCCGAGCGCGACGTGACGCACCTTCGCCACGTCGTCATGCACGCTCGTCGTGACAGGGTTGCGGCTGATCGCCTCCCAGGTCGGCGCGCCGACGAAGCGCAGCGCATCCTCGGTGGGGATCACGGTGACCTCGTGGCCCGCCTTGATGAGCAGTCGAACCAGATGAACGGTCTTGTACGCGGCGATGCCGCCAGTGACTCCGACGACGATGTTCATGCTTCGATTCTGCCCTGTGTCGACTCAGCGGGGGCAGCCGATGCGAATCGATCCGTGACGACGGGAGCGCGAAAGCGTAACGTGGCGGGATATGAGCACTCCTCCTCCTGCTTCCTCGACGCCCGCCGCCGGGTCCGCAGACAAGGGCTTCTTCGGCCACCCTCGCGCGCTCGCCCATGTCTTCGGCGTGGAGATGTGGGAGCGGTTCAGCTTCTACGGCATGCAGGGCATCCTGCTCATCTACCTCTACTACTCCGTCGCAGACGGCGGCCTCGGCATGCCCGAGACGGTGGCGGCCGGCGTCGTCGGCGCGTATGGGCGGTGCCGTCTACCTGTCGACGATCCTCGGTGCATGGATCGCCGACAGACTGCTCGGGGCGGAGCGCGTGCTCTTCTTCAGCGCGATCGTCATCGTGATAGGACACGTCACACTGGCGCTGCTCCCCGGGTTCGTCGGCGTCGGCGTGGGTCTCGTCCTCGTGGCCATCGGCTCCGGCGGGCTGAAGGCGACCGCGACCTCGGTCGTCGGCACGCTCTACTCCCCAGACGACACCCGCCGCGACGGCGGCTTCTCGCTCTTCTACCTCGGCATCAATCTCGGCGGATTCCTCGGCCCGCTGTTGACAGGACTGCTGCAGTCGACGCTCGGCTTCCATTGGGGCTTCGGGCTCGCCGCGGTCGGGATGACCGCGGGTCTCGTGCAGTACTCGTTCGGTCGGCGCGGCCTTCCGAAAGAAGCGGGGGCGGTGCCGAATCCACTTCCCAGACGCGGGTATCCGCTCGTCGGAGGTATCGCGGCGGCAGCCCTGGTCCTCATCGTCGTGCTCGTCCTCGTCGGCGTGATCCGCGCCGACAACCTCGCCCTCGTCGTCATCATCACGGTCATCGCCGCGACGATCGCGTACTTCACCGTGATCCTCAGCAGTCAGAGAGTCACCCCCGTCGAGCGCAGCCGCGTGTGGGCATTCGTACCGCTGTTCCTCACCTCTGTCGCGTTCTGGTCGCTGTACCAGCAGCAGTTCACGGTGCTCACCGTCTATTCCGACAAGCGCCTGAACCGTGACCTCTTCGGCTGGGAGATGCCGGTGTCATGGGTGCAGTCGATCAACCCGGTGTTCATCATCGTGCTCTCTGGCGTCTTCGCCTGGCTCTGGACGCGCCTCGGCGATCGCCAGCCGTCGACGCCGGTGAAGTTCGCCCTCGGCGCGATCATCATGGGCGGCGCCTTCCTGCTGTTCCTGCCCTTCGCCGGGGGTGGCGAGAACTCGACGCCGATGCTGGCGATCATCGGCATCCTGTTCGCCTTCACCGTCGCCGAGTTGCTGCTCTCGCCCGTTGGCTTGTCCGTGACGACGAAACTCGCCCCGCAGGCATTCCACACGCAGATGGTGGCCCTGTTCTTCCTGTCCGTGTCGCTCGGCACCGCATTGGCCGGTCAGCTCGCGACCTTCTACGACCCGACCAACGAGGTTCCGTACTTCCTCACGCTCGGGCTCATTGCGGCAGCGGTCGGCGTCGCCCTGCTGCTCGCAGCCAAGCCCGTCCTGCGCCTCATGAAGGGCGTGCGGTAAGCGTCCGGCGGGCCCGGCACTCGCTCAGAGAGCCGCGACGTCGAGCGAAAGCGCCACGTGCGGGGGGAGCGGCGCGGCTGCACTGGCGCGGAAGGATTGCAGCAGATAACCCGTCAGCCGCCGCGACGCCGCGGGCGCCGCGTCTCCGGCGCCCGCACGAACTCCCGAGTTCGCGAGCAGGATCAGCATCAGGTCAGACGTCGAGAAATCGGCCCTGAGGTCGCCGGACTCCTTCGCGCGGCGAGTCAGCTCGGCGAAGGTCGATTCGGCGTGGTCGCGCAGCGCACCGAAATCCGACGTGCCGGGGAGTGCCGAAACGAGCGCAGCGGAGAACCCCCGGTCGTGCGCCTGCATCTCGCACACCTCCTCGATCACCCGGCAGAACGCACGCCACGGATCAGGATCGGCGAGTGCATCGTCGAGCATTCCAACGCACTCCCCCATCGGAGCGGCGAACGACTCGGCGACGAGATCGCCCTTCGAGGGGAAGTGTCGATACAACGTGGCGACGCCGAGCCCCGCGCGCCGGGCGACCGCGCTCATCGACACCCCCAGGCCCTGATCCCTGAACGCCTGCCGTGCGACTTCGAGAAGCTGCGCGTGATTCGCGGCGGCATCCGCGCGCAACCGAGTCGATTTCGTGGTCATGCTCTCACTTTACGCGAAACGGAGTGGTCGCTCCGTTTCGGATGTTAGACATGAAGCATGACTTCAGATTCCATGCGTCTGGCCAGCTACGACAGGTACGGACCAGCGGACGTGCTCCACGAAGTGACCGGGCCGCTCCCCCGCGTGCGACCAGGAGAAGTGTTGATCAGGGTCCGTGCGCTCTCGGTCAACGGCGGCGAGTTGGCGATGCGAGCAGGACGACTGCGGCCGTTCAGCGGCAATCGATTCCCCAAGCAGGTCGGGCTCGACGTCGTGGGTGACGTCGTCGATCCGGGTGCATCCCGATTCGCCGTCGGCGACCTCGTCTGGGGCATCGGAGGGATGCCCCTCTCCACAGCAGCAGAATATGCAGCCATCCGCCCCGATCGGCTCGGCCTGGTCCCGGATGGACTGGATGCGGTACAGGCCGCAGCACTCCCCGCGGGCACGACCGCGATCACCGCGCTCCGCGACAAGGCAGCCCTGGCGCCCGGCGAGCGACTGCTGGTGCGCGGGGCGACGGGCGGAGTCGGATACGTCGCCGTCCAACTCGGCAAGGCGATGGGCGCCCACGTGACCGGCCTGGCGAGCGCGCCCAATCTCGATCTCGTGCGAGAACTGGGCGCGGACGAAGCGATCGACTACCGCCACCCCGGCGAGCTGGGGCAGTTCGACGTCATACTCGACACGGTCGGCACCGATCTGGCCGCGTTCCGGCGCCTGCTGGCCCCCGACGGTCGGATGGTCGCGATCTCGTTCGACCTCGACCACCCAGTTCGCTCTCTCGGATACATCGCTGCGAACTCGGTTCGGCGCACTCGCTGGGCACGATTCTTCAGCGGCGATCCGAAGACTCCGCTCTTCGCTGAACTGGGCAGGTGGGTCTCCGCCGGCGCGATCCGCCCGCAGGTCGATCGCGTGTTCCCACTGTCGGACATCGCCGGAGCCCATCGCGCGTTGGAGCGCGGAGGCGTCCGCGGCAAGGTCGTGATCGAGATCTGAGCACATCGGGTGGCCGCCCACCCGTGGTCGGAAGCACACCTAGACTGGGTCGCGTGTGCACCGTCGTGATCGATGTCGCTGAGCCAGGAGGGTCGCGGCTTCTCGCGATCCGCGATGAAGATCCGGAGCGCGCATGGGATCCGCTCGGCGCATGGTGGCCGGAGCGCTATCCGGGAGTGATCGGGATCCGTGATCGCCGGGCGGGCGGTGCATGGCTTGCAGCGGACCGGAGCGCCGGACGTCTTGCCGTGCTGCTGAACCGGGCAGACACCCTCGACCTCCCCGAGGACCAGGTGCTCAGCCGTGGCAGCCTCGCGCTGGAATCCGTCGCCGGTCGCTCACCGACGGCGCCGTTGCGGATGCACGGATTCAATCTTCTCGAGGTCGGGCCGGATGCTGCGCGCGTGCTGTCGTGGGACGGTGAGAGGCTGAGTGAGACGCCGGTGCCGACGGGCGTGCATATGATCGCGCATGACGGGCTCGACGACCCTGCCACAGCCCGCATCGCCCGGTGGCTGCCGGAGTTCAGAGCCCATGCAGCCGAGTCGGACGACTGGGAAGCCGAGTGGGTCGAGGTACTTGCGGCATCCGCTGCGCTCGATCCCACAGATGACGCGGCGATCATCAGGGACAACCGTCCGCACGGCTATCCGACGCAATCGCTCCTGTACTGCCTGGCGGCGATCGGTCACACGGGGCTCGACGTGCGCGAGGCAGACCTGGCCGCGCCGGGCCATTGGTCGCGCCCCGGAGACTGAGCGGGTCAGGGTCAGGCAGCGGGTTCGTCCACGCATGCGAACTTCGCGCGGTACGCGGTCGGCGTCGTCGCCAGCACCCGTGAGAAGTTCTGCCGCAGCACCGCCGCAGAACCGAAGCCGCACTCGACGGCGATCGCGTCCAGACCCAGATCGGAGCGCTCGAGCAGTCGCTGCGCGTGGATGATGCGCTGCCTGGCCAGCCACGACGCCGGCGTCGCGCCGTGCTCGGCCTTGAAACGCCGCGCGAACGTGCGCGGCGACATGTGCGCACGCGACGCGAGTTGATCGACGGTCAGTTCCTCGCGGAGATTTCCGATCGCCCACTCGGTGACAGCGACGAGCGAATCGGTCTGCGCAACGGGCAGCGGCCGATCGATGTACTGCGCCTGGCCGCCGTCGCGCTGCGGCGGCACGACCATGCGACGCGCGACGCGGTTGGTGAGTTCAGCGCCGATCTCCTGCCGCAGCAGGTAAAGGCAGGCGTCGAGACCGGCCGCCGTGCCCGCGCTCGTGATGATGCGGCCGTCCTGGACGAACAGCACGTCGGGATCGACGTCTATCTGCGGATACATCGACGCCATCACGTCGGCGTACATCCAGTGCGTCGTCGCACGGCGACCATCGAGCACGCCCGCCTGCGCGATGACGAACGACCCGCTGCAGATGGTGAGCAGCCACGCCCCTCTGGCATCCGCATCGCGCACGACCTCGAGAACACGAGGGTCAGTGTCGCCCCACCACTCGCGCGGAATCGGGCAGACCACGACGAGATCGGCCTCGTACGCGAAGGAGAGGTCATCCTCGACGTTGATGGAGAAGCCGATCTTCGAGGTCACTTTGCCCGGATCGGCGGTGACGACGCGGAAGTCGAAGTTCGGCACGCCGTCATCCGTACGATCGAGGCCGAACGCTTCGCAGGCGACGCCGAACTCGAAGGGGGCGAACCCGTCTTGGACGATACAGGCGACAGTCTTCATGAGCGCTCCTTCGACGTGGATCCTGATGACGCCAGTTTGGCAGTTTTTCGATGATCTATGTCGATTCTGCCACTCGTGACGTTAAAGCACCATACGTAGCATTTCTGCCATGGTCATCATCATCCTCCTTGCAGCACTCGCCCTCACCGGTCTCGTTGCGACTCTCGTCGAACTGCGTCGGGATGGCTTCCATGCTGTCGCAACGGACTGGACTCGCGTGGCAGAGCGCGACAGCATCCAAGACGCAGAATCGACGCCCGCCTACCGCTGACGATCAACAGGCGGTTATGCTCAGCGACATGAGCGACCCGCAGCAGCCTCAGATTCCGCCGTATGCGTCGAACCCGGGGCAGCCTCCTCAGCCTGGGTACCCTGCGCCGGGTACGCCGGCCCCGACCGCGCATCACTACTATCAGGGCGGGGCACCACAGGCCCCACCGGCGCAGCCCCAGTACACCCAGCCCCAGCAGGCGCAGTACGGCCAGCCCGTTTACTCCCCAGCCGCATCCGGGCCTGCCGACTCCAACACTCCGGGCCGCATCGGGTTCATCATCGGCCTCATCGGGCTCGCTGTCAGCCTGCTGACGAACGTGATCATCCAGATCATGATCCGCTCCGCCGACTACCAGTTGATCGGCCTCGTCAGCGGTGCGCTCTCGGTGCTCACGTTCCTCGCTTCGCTGGCGGCTCTCATCTTCGGGCTCATCGGACTCCGTAGAGTCGGCGCTCCTCATGGACTCGCCGGCATCGCGACGGGACTCGGAGGCGCAGGCGTCGTCGGCGCCGGCTTCACCTTCATCCTCAACGCGGTCAGCTCAGTCTTCTACTTCTGAGGCGACAGCGGGCTGCCCTCATAGGTGAGAGCCGTCTCAGTGTGCTCCGACCACGCGTTCGTAGATCTCGATCATCGCCGCGGTGCGCGATGACTGGCGGAACGCCTCTGCGACGTCAGGATCGGGTTTCGGCGCGGCACCTGCGGCGATGTCGGATGCCGCTCGCTGCAGTGTCGCAGCGAGCGCCGTGATGCGCTGGGCTTCGGATGCGGTGCGCCCATCGGCTCCAGGGCCGGGCACTGCCCAGAGCCCGCCGCGCAGCTCACCGGCGATGTCGGGGTCACTGACGATGGTCGGCGTCCCGAGCGTCGCCGCTTCGAACGGCGTCATGCCCTGCGTCTCGAAGCCGATCGAGGTCTGCACCACGGCATCCGCCGCAGCGATCCTCGCGAGCGTCTCGGCGTACGAGAGGCGGCCGGCGAAACGGATGCCGTCATGGCCACGAGCGATCTTCTCAGCGGCACGTCGCTGCGCGCCCCCTCCGATGACCTCGATATCGGCATCCACCCGCGATTCGACGACGGCTTCGAGGAACGGCAGCAGCCGCTTCTCCGGGCTCATGCGCCCGAGCCACACGAAGCGCGGGCGCTGCGGATGCGAAGTCGCGGCGTCCCGTGCAGCGAGCGTCTGGGCCAGCAGCTCGTCGTCGATGCCGTTCCACACCACATCCACGCGCTCGAAGACGCCGTGACGCTCCAGCCGGCGCGCGAAGTGGCCGGACGGTGCCGTGACGGCGTCGGATCCCTGGGCGATGCCACGCAGGAACGCCCACCCGTCGCCGCCCGGGACCGGCCGACCGATCCCCCGCATCGCGATTCGCCGCCAGAGATTGAGCACGGCCAGCACCGGTTTGTGCAGCGGCGTGACGGCGGCCATGCCGACGTCCACCCGGTTGTGCATCGTGTGCACGACGGGGATGCCGTGACGGTGGGCGAAGCGATGCCCGATGAACGCCCCCCAGAAGTCGGCCTGCACGTGCACCAGATCGACAGGCGGCCGGTGGGCGCATGCCCGGTCGAGGAAGCGATCGTTGCGCCGCCCCGGCCACGACATGGAGTACTCGCGGTCACCGGTGATCGGGATCGACGGGGTGTCCAGGTAGCCGGCATCCGAGTCTCGCGCCACGTGCATCTTCGGAGCCACCACCGTCACCGTGTGCCCGGCGCGCTCCAGATATCGTCGCTGCAGCCTCATCGACACCTGTGCGCCACCGAGCGACTCCAGGTGCTGATCGCCGAAGAAGACGATGTGCATGGGCGGCCCCGCTATTCCGGCAGTGGTTCGTCGCGGTAGAGCGCTTCGAAGGTGTCGAGAGTGCGGTTGATGTCGTGCACGGCGACGCCGTCGAGCGATGCCTGCTGCATCCGCTCGTACTCTGCGGGCTCTGCAGTCAGCACATCCGTGAGGCGTGCGGCGAGCTCTTCGGCGTTACCCGGTTCGAAGAGGTAGCCGTTCTCACCGTCGTGCACGAGGTGCGGCAGCGCGACAGCATCCGCGGCGACGATCGGCAGCGCCGACGCCATCGCCTCCATGGTCGCGATCGACTGCAGCTCGGCGATCGATGCGATCACGAACAGGCTTGCGCGCGACAGCAGAGCGCGCAGCTCCTCATCAGTGGTGCGGCCGTGGAATGTCACGCGGCCGGCGAGACCGAGCTCGACCGCGAGACGCTCGAGGTTCTTTCGCTGATCCCCACCGCCGACGATGTCGAATGTCGCCTCGAGCGCGGGGTCGAGCTTCGTCATCGCCTGCAGAATGACTTCGATCTGCTTCTCGGCGGTGAGGCGCCCGACGAAGATGATGCGGTTCTTCTCCCGCGGCGCGATGACCGGCGTGTACTGGGTGCGGTCGATCCCGCAGCTGATCGGGATGACGCCGCTGATGTCGATCGTCTTCTCCAGGAAGTCCGCCGCCCGTCGGGTCGGCGTCGTGACCGCCCTGGTGAGCTTGAGCGTGCGCTCCGCGTCGCCCCACGCGAAGTCGATGACCCGGCGGTTGATGAACTCGGGAAGCGCGGTGTGATCGAGGATGTTCTCGGCCATCACGTGGTTGGTCGCCACGACCGGGATGCCGCGCTCGTGGGCGATGCGT
The DNA window shown above is from Microbacterium murale and carries:
- a CDS encoding glycosyltransferase family 4 protein; the encoded protein is MHIVFFGDQHLESLGGAQVSMRLQRRYLERAGHTVTVVAPKMHVARDSDAGYLDTPSIPITGDREYSMSWPGRRNDRFLDRACAHRPPVDLVHVQADFWGAFIGHRFAHRHGIPVVHTMHNRVDVGMAAVTPLHKPVLAVLNLWRRIAMRGIGRPVPGGDGWAFLRGIAQGSDAVTAPSGHFARRLERHGVFERVDVVWNGIDDELLAQTLAARDAATSHPQRPRFVWLGRMSPEKRLLPFLEAVVESRVDADIEVIGGGAQRRAAEKIARGHDGIRFAGRLSYAETLARIAAADAVVQTSIGFETQGMTPFEAATLGTPTIVSDPDIAGELRGGLWAVPGPGADGRTASEAQRITALAATLQRAASDIAAGAAPKPDPDVAEAFRQSSRTAAMIEIYERVVGAH
- a CDS encoding NRDE family protein produces the protein MCTVVIDVAEPGGSRLLAIRDEDPERAWDPLGAWWPERYPGVIGIRDRRAGGAWLAADRSAGRLAVLLNRADTLDLPEDQVLSRGSLALESVAGRSPTAPLRMHGFNLLEVGPDAARVLSWDGERLSETPVPTGVHMIAHDGLDDPATARIARWLPEFRAHAAESDDWEAEWVEVLAASAALDPTDDAAIIRDNRPHGYPTQSLLYCLAAIGHTGLDVREADLAAPGHWSRPGD
- a CDS encoding glycosyltransferase — protein: MTSSDAPIDPIDPSSAPESTHAGNDRPLRIVIGCDTFAPDINGAARFAERLAAGLVQRGHDVHVVAPNQKYRRAEPRTEVIEGEPMTLHRLPSVRWAPHDWLRFVWPWRSKHYARKVIDRVKPDVVHIQSHIVIGRGLSRIAHERGIPVVATNHVMAENILDHTALPEFINRRVIDFAWGDAERTLKLTRAVTTPTRRAADFLEKTIDISGVIPISCGIDRTQYTPVIAPREKNRIIFVGRLTAEKQIEVILQAMTKLDPALEATFDIVGGGDQRKNLERLAVELGLAGRVTFHGRTTDEELRALLSRASLFVIASIAELQSIATMEAMASALPIVAADAVALPHLVHDGENGYLFEPGNAEELAARLTDVLTAEPAEYERMQQASLDGVAVHDINRTLDTFEALYRDEPLPE
- a CDS encoding TetR/AcrR family transcriptional regulator produces the protein MTTKSTRLRADAAANHAQLLEVARQAFRDQGLGVSMSAVARRAGLGVATLYRHFPSKGDLVAESFAAPMGECVGMLDDALADPDPWRAFCRVIEEVCEMQAHDRGFSAALVSALPGTSDFGALRDHAESTFAELTRRAKESGDLRADFSTSDLMLILLANSGVRAGAGDAAPAASRRLTGYLLQSFRASAAAPLPPHVALSLDVAAL
- a CDS encoding NAD(P)-dependent alcohol dehydrogenase; translation: MTSDSMRLASYDRYGPADVLHEVTGPLPRVRPGEVLIRVRALSVNGGELAMRAGRLRPFSGNRFPKQVGLDVVGDVVDPGASRFAVGDLVWGIGGMPLSTAAEYAAIRPDRLGLVPDGLDAVQAAALPAGTTAITALRDKAALAPGERLLVRGATGGVGYVAVQLGKAMGAHVTGLASAPNLDLVRELGADEAIDYRHPGELGQFDVILDTVGTDLAAFRRLLAPDGRMVAISFDLDHPVRSLGYIAANSVRRTRWARFFSGDPKTPLFAELGRWVSAGAIRPQVDRVFPLSDIAGAHRALERGGVRGKVVIEI
- a CDS encoding GlxA family transcriptional regulator; its protein translation is MKTVACIVQDGFAPFEFGVACEAFGLDRTDDGVPNFDFRVVTADPGKVTSKIGFSINVEDDLSFAYEADLVVVCPIPREWWGDTDPRVLEVVRDADARGAWLLTICSGSFVIAQAGVLDGRRATTHWMYADVMASMYPQIDVDPDVLFVQDGRIITSAGTAAGLDACLYLLRQEIGAELTNRVARRMVVPPQRDGGQAQYIDRPLPVAQTDSLVAVTEWAIGNLREELTVDQLASRAHMSPRTFARRFKAEHGATPASWLARQRIIHAQRLLERSDLGLDAIAVECGFGSAAVLRQNFSRVLATTPTAYRAKFACVDEPAA